In a single window of the Citrobacter sp. Marseille-Q6884 genome:
- a CDS encoding GNAT family N-acetyltransferase, which yields MGRITTPEPLSSSHQLAEFVSGETVLDEWLKQRGLKNQALGAARTFVVCKTGTKQVAGFYSLATGSVNHTEATGSLRRNMPDPIPVIILARLAVDVSLHGKGVGADLLHDAVLRCYRVAENIGVRAIMVHALTEEAKGFYAHHGFKASQTHERTLFLKLP from the coding sequence GTGGGACGTATAACCACGCCCGAGCCGTTATCCAGCTCTCATCAGCTGGCTGAGTTCGTCAGTGGAGAGACAGTCCTCGATGAATGGCTAAAACAGAGAGGTTTAAAAAATCAAGCTCTTGGCGCTGCCCGAACGTTCGTTGTTTGCAAGACGGGTACGAAGCAAGTAGCTGGTTTTTACTCTTTGGCCACCGGTAGCGTTAACCATACGGAAGCGACAGGTAGTCTTCGGCGTAACATGCCAGATCCTATACCGGTGATTATACTCGCTCGCCTGGCGGTAGATGTCTCATTGCACGGAAAAGGGGTTGGCGCCGATTTACTCCACGATGCAGTTCTACGGTGTTATCGCGTAGCTGAGAACATTGGGGTTCGTGCGATAATGGTTCATGCGCTTACTGAAGAAGCCAAAGGTTTCTATGCTCACCATGGATTTAAGGCATCACAAACTCATGAGAGGACTCTGTTTCTAAAGCTTCCATGA